The following are from one region of the Siniperca chuatsi isolate FFG_IHB_CAS linkage group LG13, ASM2008510v1, whole genome shotgun sequence genome:
- the LOC122886302 gene encoding ubiquitin-conjugating enzyme E2 R1-like: MAQHDSSHVASSQKALMLEMKSLQEQPVEGFKITLVDEADMYNWEVAIFGPPNTHYEGGYFKARIKFPIDYPYSPPAFRFLTKMWHPNIYENGDVCISILHPPVDDPQSGELPSERWNPTQNVRTILLSVISLLNEPNTFSPANVDASVMYRKWRDSKGKDREYVEIIRKQVLATKAEAERDGVKVPTTLAEYCVRTRAPATDEGSDLFYDYYYDDDDVEDGDGDCCYDEDDSGNEES; this comes from the exons ATGGCGCAACACGACTCCTCTCATGTAGCCAGCTCACAGAAAGCACTCATGTTGGAAATGAAGAGCCTTCAGGAGCAGCCTGTCGAGGGATTCAAAATAACACTGGTGGACGAGGCTGATATGTACAACTGGGAAGTGGCCATTTTCGGACCCCCAAACACTCATTACGAAGGGGGGTATTTTAAG GCTCGAATCAAGTTCCCTATTGACTACCCGTACTCCCCACCTGCCTTTCGGTTCCTCACCAAGATGTGGCACCCCAACATCTATGAG aacggAGATGTGTGTATTTCCATATTGCACCCTCCGGTGGACGACCCACAGAGTGGAGAGCTGCCTTCAGAGAGATGGAATCCCACCCAGAATGTCCG GACCATTTTGCTGAGTGTGATCTCGCTGCTGAATGAACCCAACACCTTCTCTCCTGCAAATGTGGACGCCTCCGTCATGTACCGCAAATGGAGGGACAGCAAGGGCAAGGACCGGGAATATGTAGAGATCATCAG GAAACAGGTATTGGCTACCAAGGCGGAAGCTGAGCGCGACGGAGTGAAGGTGCCCACCACACTGGCCGAGTACTGCGTCCGCACACGTGCCCCTGCCACCGACGAAGGCTCCGACCTCTTCTACGACTATTACTATGACGACGACGATGTGGAGGACGGGGACGGCGACTGCTGCTACGATGAGGATGACTCCGGCAACGAGGAGTCGTGA
- the cactin gene encoding cactin, with product MHFGPRLVRKFVMDSKSRRRSHSKSRSRSRDRRYRPRLSRSRSPEERRGRSRSADTKRTARGRGRSGSRDSSDGSPGRRRPQHRDRPDSRSGSESDRRRVPHRPRTKSRARSSSSDSDDPNVRGRRKEMENRVGTSRERRRGRSQPSPDSRDGSSDREKRRGRSPDRGSPVRDSQRKERDRDRERWKSNSRDKERTGHGDKSRERRKRSEDREQGRSVRSRERTNRDRGRQRSSSPESSDSSGSDRGGRAVKEKEEKKKQREAMKALETPEEKRARRLAKKEAKEKKRREKMGWSEEYMGYTNADNPFGDNNLLGTFKWQKALDKKGIGHLGEKELKERNKCIQEENRRELQKVKQLRLEREREKAMRETELEMLQREKEAEHFKTWAEQEDNFHLHQAKLRSKIRIRDGRAKPIDLLAKYISAEDDDLAVEMHEPYTFLNGLTVTDMDDLLEDIKVYMELEQGKNVDFWRDMTTITEDEIGKLRKLEASGKGPGDRRDGINTAVSTDVQTVFKGKTYSQLQALHLNIESKIRAGGSNLDIGYWESLLQQVRVYMARARLRERHQDVLRQKLFKLKQEQGVESEPLFPIIKEELRSDDDDEERAEGQTRATISEEPGQSSSSSTRNKNRETEEEAGPSTSTTRNQDGDSGEKGGKKDEEKGEVVEAVLTEEDLIQQSQAEYDSGRYSPSLLSSSELPLDSHTITPEEDTHRLQLARRQLQVTGDANESAEDAFVRRAREGMGNDEAQFSVEFPVTGKMYLWADKYRPRKPRFFNRVHTGFEWNKYNQTHYDFDNPPPKIVQGYKFNIFYPDLIDKRSTPQYFLEPSPDNKDFGILRFHAGPPYEDIAFKIVNREWEYSHRHGFRCQFANGIFQLWFHFKRYRYRR from the exons ATGCACTTCGGACCCCGCCTTGTTAGAAAGTTCGTGATGGATTCGAAATCACGACGACGGTCTCACTCCAAGTCCAGAAGTCGGAGCCGGGATCGGCGGTACAGGCCCAGATTGAGCAGGTCTCGATCTCCGGAGGAAAGGAGAGGCCGCAGTCGGTCTGCGGACACGAAAAGAACCGCCCGTGGACGGGGACGGTCGGGCAGCAGGGACTCCAGCGATGGCTCTCCTGGCCGACGACGGCCTCAACACAGGGACCGTCCAGATTCCAGGAGCGGCTCGGAAAGCGACAGGAGGCGAGTACCACACCGTCCCAGGACCAAGTCGAGGGCTCGATCATCAAG ttCTGATTCAGATGATCCCAATGTGAgggggaggagaaaggaaatggagaacCGGGTAGGAACATCtcgagagaggagaaggggaagGTCCCAGCCCAGCCCGGACTCCCGTGATGGAAGCAgcgacagagaaaagagaagagggagaagtCCTGACAGAGGGAGTCCAGTCAGAGACAGCCAGAGGAAGGAgcgagacagagacagagagaggtggaagAGCAACAGCAGAGACAAGGAAAGAACAGGACACGGAGACAAAAGCCGTGAGCGGAGGAAGAGGAGTGAAGACAGGGAGCAAGGGAGGAGtgtgagaagcagagagaggaccaacagagacagagggaggcagCGCTCCAGTTCACCCGAGTCGTCTGATAGCTCAGGGTCTGATCGTGGGGGTCGTGCAGtcaaagagaaggaggagaagaaaaaacagagggAGGCGATGAAAGCTCTGGAGACACCAGAGGAGAAGAGGGCCAGAAGACTGGCAAAGAAGGAAgcaaaggagaagaaaaggagagaaaagatgggCTGGAGTGAGGAGTACATGGGATACACCAACGCAGACAATCCCTTTGGTGACAACAACTTGTTAGGAACATTCAAATGGCAGAAG gcgTTGGATAAGAAAGGCATCGGCCATCTCGGAGAAAAAGAGCTTAAAGAAAGGAACAAATGTATTCAGGAGGAGAACCGCAGAGAGCTGCAGAAG GTGAAGCAGCTGCGTctggagagagagcgagaaaagGCCATGAGAGAGACGGAGCTGGAGATGCtgcagagggagaaggaggcagaGCATTTCAAGACCTGGGCCGAACAGGAAGACAACTTCCATCTGCATCAGGCCAAACTCAG GTCTAAGATTAGAATCCGCGATGGTCGTGCCAAGCCTATTGACCTTTTGGCGAAGTACATCAGTGCAGAAGATGACGATCTTGCTGTGGAGATGCATGAGCCTTATACATTTCTCAACGGGCTAACCGTCACCGACATGGATGACCTTCTGGAGGACATTAAG GTGTACATGGAGTTGGAGCAAGGGAAGAACGTGGACTTCTGGAGAGACATGACGACCATCACTGAAGATGAGATCGGCAAACTGAGAAAACTGGAGGCCTCTGGGAAAGGACCAG gTGATCGCCGTGACGGCATCAACACAGCCGTGAGCACTGATGTACAGACGGTGTTTAAAGGAAAGACATACAGCCAGTTGCAGGCGCTGCACCTGAACATAGAGTCGAAGATTCGGGCTGGAGGATCCAATCTTGATATCGGTTACTGGGAGAGTCTGCTGCAGCAAGTCCGAGTATACATGGCCAGAGCAAG GTTGAGAGAGCGACACCAGGATGTGCTGCGTCAGAAGCTGTTCAAGCTGAAACAGGAACAAGGAGTGGAAAGTGAACCTTTGTTCCCCATCATCAAAGAGGAGCTGAGGAGCGATGACGACGATGA GGAGAGAGCAGAAGGGCAAACAAGGGCGACAATATCAGAAGAGCCTGGCCagtcttcatcctcctccacgAGAAATaagaacagagaaacagaagaggaggcAGGTCCATCAACATCCACAACAAGAAACCAAGATGGGGATTCAGGAGAAAAGGGTGGCAAGAAGGATGAAGAGAAGGGCGAGGTGGTGGAGGCCGTGTTAACGGAGGAGGACCTGATCCAGCAGAGCCAGGCGGAATACGACTCTGGTCGCTACAGTCCCTCACTGCTCAGCTCCTCCGAGCTGCCGCTGGACTCGCACACGATCACACCAgaagaggacacacacaggctgcagTTAGCACGCAGACAGCTCCAAGTCACCG GCGATGCCAACGAGAGCGCCGAGGACGCCTTCGTACGTCGTGCCAGAGAGGGCATGGGCAACGATGAGGCCCAGTTCAGCGTGGAGTTTCCCGTCACGGGGAAGATGTACTTGTGGGCGGACAAATATCGTCCCAGGAAACCCCGCTTCTTCAACAGGGTCCACACAGGCTTCGAGTGGAACAAATACAACCAGACACATTACGACTTTGATAACCCTCCGCCCAAGATCGTCCAGGGTTACAAGTTCAACATCTTCTACCCGGACCTGATCGACAAGCGCTCCACCCCGCAGTACTTCCTTGAGCCCAGCCCCGACAACAAGGACTTTGGGATTTTAAGGTTCCACGCAGGCCCTCCGTACGAGGACATTGCTTTTAAGATTGTGAACAGGGAGTGGGAGTACTCTCACCGACACGGCTTCCGCTGTCAGTTCGCCAATGGGATCTTCCAGCTGTGGTTCCACTTCAAGAGGTACCGCTACAGGAGATAG